Proteins encoded within one genomic window of Methanosarcina barkeri str. Wiesmoor:
- the iorA gene encoding indolepyruvate ferredoxin oxidoreductase subunit alpha, translated as MTMREYMLGNVAIARGLLEGGVQVIAGYPGTPSSEIIDTLAARKDRDYYVEWSVNEKVAMEVAVGAAWTGVRSVVTMKHVGLNVAADPFMTLAYAGTKGGLIVIAADDPSCHSSQNEQDTRRYAQFALVPCFDPATPQEAKDMLPYAFEFSEKFEVPVIFRPTTRISHGKSDIELGEIPVEKPAPSFEKLLDRWVMLPKNARPRHTHLLSIQQSIEDALAESPWNSLELKSDAKFGVIGAGIASVYAKEALVELGLEVSYLKIGTYPVPRKLILELLETVDTVLVFEELEPIVEEQVKMIAQEAGIEVSVLGKTNGFVPREGELNVSAFLETLKKTFDLETESETSGTSLELAPRPPALCAGCSHRATFYSMKKVFGKDAIYPSDIGCYTLGIQSGTVETTLCMGSSISVASGLYHAGEKRPICCSIGDSTFFHSGMNSLLNAIVNKANITVTILDNRITAMTGHQPNPGVGYTATGEPTVQVSLEKLCKAMGAEFVSVVDPYKLEETQEAFKAAKEFEGVSVVISRQPCVISGKRAGIRRAPYVVDPEKCEGCKQCVKFGCPAIEFNENNECAVITALCSGCGVCAQICKFDAIQEVKR; from the coding sequence ATGACAATGCGTGAGTACATGCTTGGAAACGTGGCAATTGCCCGCGGGCTTCTTGAAGGCGGCGTGCAGGTTATTGCAGGCTATCCCGGAACTCCGTCTTCGGAGATTATAGATACGCTTGCAGCCCGAAAAGACCGGGATTACTATGTAGAATGGTCGGTTAACGAAAAAGTTGCAATGGAGGTTGCAGTCGGAGCTGCCTGGACAGGCGTTCGTTCTGTAGTAACAATGAAACATGTCGGGCTAAACGTTGCAGCCGATCCCTTTATGACTCTAGCGTACGCAGGGACAAAGGGTGGTCTGATTGTAATCGCGGCTGATGACCCATCGTGCCACTCATCCCAGAATGAACAGGATACGCGGCGCTATGCCCAGTTTGCCCTTGTGCCCTGTTTTGATCCCGCGACTCCCCAGGAAGCAAAGGATATGCTACCCTATGCTTTTGAGTTCTCTGAAAAGTTTGAAGTTCCTGTGATCTTCAGGCCCACCACCCGGATTTCGCACGGAAAGTCAGATATCGAGCTAGGAGAAATACCCGTAGAAAAACCGGCTCCTAGTTTTGAAAAACTTTTGGACCGCTGGGTCATGCTTCCGAAGAACGCACGCCCACGCCATACACATCTTCTTTCTATCCAGCAGTCCATTGAGGATGCTCTTGCCGAATCTCCATGGAACTCCCTTGAGCTGAAATCCGATGCAAAATTCGGAGTAATAGGTGCAGGCATTGCCTCAGTGTATGCAAAAGAAGCACTTGTGGAGCTTGGACTTGAAGTTTCGTACCTTAAGATTGGAACGTATCCGGTTCCGAGAAAACTGATTCTCGAGCTGCTTGAAACCGTAGACACCGTACTTGTGTTTGAGGAACTTGAGCCTATCGTGGAAGAACAGGTAAAGATGATTGCACAGGAAGCCGGGATTGAGGTTTCGGTGCTTGGGAAAACTAATGGTTTTGTGCCAAGGGAAGGCGAACTGAATGTAAGTGCTTTCCTTGAAACTCTTAAGAAAACCTTTGACCTCGAGACCGAATCTGAAACATCAGGCACATCTCTTGAGCTTGCTCCTCGCCCACCTGCTCTTTGTGCGGGCTGTTCTCACAGGGCAACTTTCTACTCAATGAAAAAGGTCTTTGGAAAAGATGCGATTTACCCCAGCGATATTGGTTGTTACACCCTCGGAATCCAGAGTGGTACTGTTGAGACCACACTCTGCATGGGCTCAAGCATCAGCGTTGCTTCAGGGCTTTACCATGCAGGGGAAAAGCGGCCGATCTGCTGTTCTATAGGGGATTCAACCTTTTTCCATTCAGGCATGAACTCACTCCTGAATGCAATTGTTAATAAAGCGAATATTACGGTTACTATTCTGGACAACCGTATTACTGCCATGACCGGACACCAGCCAAATCCGGGAGTCGGGTATACGGCAACAGGAGAGCCAACCGTACAGGTTTCACTTGAAAAGCTCTGCAAAGCAATGGGTGCAGAATTTGTATCGGTTGTCGACCCTTATAAGCTTGAGGAGACTCAGGAAGCTTTCAAGGCAGCAAAGGAATTTGAAGGCGTATCTGTGGTTATTTCCAGGCAACCCTGCGTGATTTCAGGAAAAAGGGCAGGTATACGTCGGGCTCCATATGTTGTTGACCCTGAGAAATGCGAAGGCTGCAAGCAGTGTGTTAAGTTCGGCTGTCCTGCAATTGAGTTTAACGAGAATAACGAATGTGCTGTAATTACGGCCCTTTGCAGTGGGTGCGGAGTTTGTGCCCAGATCTGTAAGTTTGATGCGATTCAGGAGGTGAAGCGATGA
- a CDS encoding CPBP family intramembrane glutamic endopeptidase, giving the protein MKKRLIHTKQKKLDLLIIISVLSLALLAVSPACCSDLNNSSSSQAGHVLKLIPVNNSEEPGFSKFVLSDEGSGPFQQVEQYVDLIYTFGGIGAALLILLMYRRMASKEQEMIKRPPQAPDLHKIWKTLGLEKLNQEEYEATRIRLFTAIPVVCIGIAELLIFAGKMKLAIWIHIGVLIALSLSDIVIKDLKVYRIYQALMLLPILRLVNLSMPVFFNTTLYTFVFVYAPLLVPLAIIVINQRSSFEHIGITAKNLPAYIILSIPLGFLLGLGEYLTIHPGYLIKELSIVNLLILTFIMVFLVGLVEEIIFRSLLQTRLEDALGVKEAVLIAGLLFGLMHSGYGTFHEVLYTGFVGLFMGFAFYKTRSLPFVVVLHGLVNVFLFGIFPHYLSSWTIF; this is encoded by the coding sequence ATGAAAAAAAGACTTATTCATACTAAACAAAAAAAGCTAGATCTTCTAATAATTATTTCAGTGTTGAGTCTGGCTTTACTGGCAGTTTCTCCTGCATGTTGTAGTGACTTAAATAATTCCTCATCCTCACAGGCAGGACATGTTTTGAAACTGATACCTGTTAACAATTCGGAAGAACCAGGTTTTTCAAAATTTGTGTTATCTGATGAGGGTTCAGGGCCTTTTCAGCAAGTCGAACAATATGTCGACCTTATTTACACTTTTGGAGGAATCGGAGCCGCACTTCTGATTCTTTTAATGTATCGACGTATGGCCTCTAAAGAGCAAGAAATGATCAAAAGGCCTCCGCAAGCTCCCGATTTGCATAAGATCTGGAAAACACTAGGGCTTGAAAAATTAAACCAGGAAGAGTACGAGGCCACAAGAATCAGGCTCTTTACCGCAATACCTGTTGTATGTATAGGCATAGCCGAACTTCTTATCTTTGCAGGCAAAATGAAACTCGCTATCTGGATACATATCGGAGTTTTAATTGCGTTATCTCTTTCCGATATAGTCATAAAGGATCTCAAAGTATACAGAATTTACCAGGCTCTAATGCTTCTCCCTATCCTTAGATTAGTAAATCTTTCTATGCCTGTGTTTTTTAATACCACTCTTTATACCTTCGTTTTCGTTTACGCCCCTCTTTTAGTTCCCCTGGCAATTATAGTAATTAATCAACGTTCCTCTTTTGAGCATATAGGGATTACTGCAAAGAATCTTCCGGCTTATATTATCCTTTCAATTCCTCTAGGCTTTCTGCTTGGGCTTGGAGAATACCTGACCATCCATCCAGGCTACCTTATTAAGGAACTTTCTATCGTAAACCTGCTTATACTCACTTTTATAATGGTGTTCTTAGTAGGTTTAGTTGAGGAAATTATTTTCAGGTCACTCCTCCAGACCAGGCTCGAAGATGCACTTGGTGTGAAAGAAGCGGTGTTAATTGCAGGGCTCTTATTCGGTCTCATGCACTCGGGATACGGCACCTTCCATGAAGTATTATATACAGGTTTTGTAGGACTTTTCATGGGCTTCGCTTTCTACAAGACAAGAAGTCTGCCTTTTGTTGTTGTTCTGCACGGCTTAGTCAATGTATTCCTTTTTGGGATTTTTCCCCATTATCTAAGTAGCTGGACAATATTCTGA
- a CDS encoding deoxyhypusine synthase: MDCNTPNKKLSTPIKAAKINPNMSVDDLVREYRGCAFGAGRLAEAVEIYYEMLASKKTTKFFGLAGAMTPAGMRNVVADLIRDGYIDVLVTTGANMVHDTVEALGLHHYKGTDCTNDIQLRNECIDRIYDVYLPDQHFANLEEFLQGVYAGLPQEKLSIRQVLTEIGKNLDDDSSILKTAAEMGVPVYCPALQDSVIGLQAWLYKEGNPLHVDAFADMHEFIEICYAAESAGALLIGGGVPKNYILQSMLVTPKSFDYAIQLTMDHPETGGLSGATLDEAQSWGKVGENAKAVTVYADATITLPLMVAAVRTRLSKK, from the coding sequence ATGGATTGTAATACTCCAAACAAAAAACTTTCGACCCCAATCAAAGCTGCAAAGATCAACCCCAACATGAGCGTTGACGATCTTGTCAGGGAATACAGAGGCTGTGCCTTTGGAGCAGGCAGGCTGGCTGAGGCCGTAGAAATCTATTATGAAATGCTTGCTTCCAAAAAAACTACGAAATTTTTCGGGCTTGCAGGTGCCATGACTCCTGCAGGCATGAGAAATGTTGTTGCGGATTTAATACGCGACGGCTACATCGATGTGCTTGTCACGACCGGAGCTAATATGGTGCACGACACTGTCGAAGCTCTGGGACTTCACCATTATAAAGGCACAGACTGTACAAACGATATCCAGTTACGGAATGAATGCATTGACAGGATTTATGATGTTTATCTTCCCGATCAGCATTTTGCAAACCTTGAAGAATTTCTACAGGGTGTCTATGCCGGACTTCCTCAGGAAAAACTCTCGATCCGGCAGGTGCTTACTGAGATCGGGAAAAACCTTGATGATGATTCCTCTATCCTGAAAACCGCAGCAGAAATGGGTGTGCCAGTTTATTGTCCTGCCCTTCAGGACTCGGTAATAGGGCTTCAGGCCTGGCTATATAAAGAAGGAAACCCTCTGCATGTTGATGCATTTGCTGATATGCACGAGTTTATAGAGATTTGCTATGCGGCTGAGAGTGCAGGTGCCCTGCTCATTGGTGGAGGGGTTCCCAAGAATTATATTCTCCAGTCCATGCTTGTGACTCCCAAATCTTTTGACTATGCAATCCAATTAACAATGGATCATCCTGAGACTGGCGGCTTGAGTGGGGCAACCCTTGATGAAGCCCAGTCCTGGGGAAAAGTAGGAGAAAACGCAAAAGCCGTAACCGTGTATGCAGATGCGACTATTACTCTCCCGCTTATGGTTGCAGCTGTGCGTACACGTCTTTCAAAGAAGTAA
- a CDS encoding glycosyltransferase family 2 protein: MSNELKLGSSSQYMTQNENLRAKDTVPQNVTVILPVYNEEVSVGSVVLQAKELADKVIVIDDASSDNTIEVAELAGAEVIHKVGHRGPDFPLTMGIQHALDSDVLLFMDISICHDSKLIPEMLEPIQKDGFDMVIGTCFVQSNRLQENVSFLNETQTENGPIGFFAFSKQCFEILSSSDIYISSASAIISFAENNNLKAKHLDLKEEHTFSLFKKYHIGVVVPAYNEEALLGKTIMGIPEYVSRIYIVDDCSSDRTPEVIKSLKDSRIVSLRHEVNMGAGKSVVDGYKMALKGKMDIVVVMDGDNQMDPSQMPRLLMPIIEDKADYTKGNRLITRKAREGMSTWRFIGNSLLSLLTKIGSGYWDLMDPQNGYAAASRKALETIDLDSVYTYYGYLNDILIKLNAYGMRVTDVVIPARYGNEKSSINYRKYILKVAPMLFKGFLWRLKTKYILLSFHPLVFFYTASMILLPCGLLFDFWILLQKLIHNSVSPNYPLLGVFVTLMGMQLLLFAMFFDMQSDISKKLDRSF; encoded by the coding sequence ATGAGTAATGAGCTGAAGCTGGGCAGCAGCTCGCAGTATATGACTCAAAATGAAAATCTGCGCGCTAAAGACACGGTCCCCCAAAATGTAACTGTGATTCTTCCGGTCTATAATGAGGAAGTTTCAGTAGGTAGCGTGGTTTTACAGGCGAAGGAATTAGCCGATAAAGTAATTGTTATAGATGATGCAAGTTCGGACAATACGATTGAAGTAGCTGAGCTTGCAGGTGCAGAAGTAATTCACAAAGTTGGGCATAGAGGGCCGGACTTTCCATTAACAATGGGTATCCAACATGCCTTAGATTCTGATGTTCTACTGTTTATGGACATCAGTATTTGCCACGATTCCAAGCTAATTCCTGAAATGCTTGAGCCCATTCAAAAAGATGGTTTCGATATGGTAATCGGCACCTGTTTTGTCCAATCAAACCGATTACAGGAAAACGTATCTTTTTTGAATGAGACGCAGACAGAAAATGGACCTATAGGATTTTTTGCTTTTTCTAAACAATGCTTTGAGATACTAAGTTCCTCTGATATTTACATTTCTTCTGCAAGTGCCATTATTTCTTTTGCTGAAAATAATAATCTGAAAGCAAAGCACCTTGATCTTAAAGAAGAGCACACATTCAGCCTTTTTAAAAAGTATCACATCGGAGTTGTAGTGCCTGCATATAATGAGGAAGCTTTGTTAGGCAAAACGATAATGGGAATTCCGGAGTATGTAAGCCGCATTTACATAGTAGATGATTGTAGTTCTGATCGAACTCCTGAGGTGATCAAAAGTCTAAAAGATTCCAGAATAGTTTCCTTAAGGCATGAAGTGAATATGGGAGCTGGAAAGTCCGTTGTTGACGGATATAAAATGGCTCTGAAAGGCAAAATGGACATAGTTGTTGTCATGGATGGCGACAACCAGATGGACCCATCCCAGATGCCTCGTCTTTTAATGCCTATAATAGAGGATAAGGCTGACTACACTAAAGGAAACAGGCTTATTACCAGAAAAGCCAGAGAAGGAATGAGCACCTGGCGGTTCATTGGAAATTCTCTACTCTCACTGCTGACTAAAATCGGAAGCGGTTACTGGGACTTAATGGACCCTCAAAATGGTTATGCTGCTGCATCTCGAAAAGCTCTGGAAACAATCGATCTTGATTCCGTATACACATATTATGGCTACTTAAATGATATACTAATTAAACTCAATGCATACGGCATGAGAGTAACTGATGTTGTAATCCCTGCTCGTTATGGAAATGAAAAATCCTCTATAAATTATCGTAAATATATCTTAAAAGTTGCTCCCATGCTCTTTAAAGGATTTCTCTGGAGGCTGAAAACCAAATATATACTTTTGAGCTTCCACCCACTGGTGTTTTTCTATACTGCCAGCATGATCCTTTTGCCCTGTGGACTGCTTTTTGATTTCTGGATATTGTTACAAAAATTGATTCACAATTCGGTTTCTCCAAACTATCCGCTGTTGGGCGTATTTGTTACTTTGATGGGTATGCAGTTGTTGCTTTTTGCAATGTTCTTTGACATGCAGTCGGATATCAGCAAGAAATTGGATCGTAGCTTTTAA
- the pyrF gene encoding orotidine-5'-phosphate decarboxylase, with the protein MEKKSCMILALDVSDREEALKIAEDVSEFVDAIKVGYPLILATGLGIIRELAEFAPIIADFKVADIPNTNRLICEHVFEAGTDAVIVQGFTGRDSLDACIEIASEYGKDVFVVSEMSHPGGAEFLQPVGEAIARMAAEAGAFGLVAPATRPERVTTIRKIIGNKLTIISPGVGAQGGKASDVIAAGADWVIVGRAIYKAESPREAARKIAAEIEAEFEQEN; encoded by the coding sequence ATGGAAAAGAAAAGCTGTATGATTCTCGCCCTTGATGTTTCCGACAGGGAAGAAGCGCTTAAAATTGCAGAAGACGTTTCGGAATTCGTGGACGCTATAAAGGTAGGCTATCCTCTAATACTTGCTACCGGACTTGGAATTATCAGGGAGCTTGCCGAGTTTGCTCCTATAATAGCCGATTTCAAAGTTGCCGATATTCCAAATACCAACCGCCTTATCTGTGAGCATGTCTTTGAGGCAGGAACCGATGCAGTAATTGTTCAGGGTTTTACAGGCCGGGACAGCCTTGATGCCTGCATTGAGATTGCTTCCGAATACGGAAAAGATGTGTTCGTGGTAAGTGAAATGAGCCACCCAGGAGGAGCTGAATTCCTCCAGCCTGTCGGAGAAGCAATCGCAAGAATGGCAGCCGAAGCAGGGGCTTTTGGCCTTGTTGCACCCGCGACCAGACCGGAAAGAGTGACAACGATTAGAAAAATTATCGGTAACAAACTTACCATCATCTCGCCTGGAGTCGGCGCTCAGGGAGGAAAAGCGTCTGATGTTATTGCCGCAGGCGCAGACTGGGTAATTGTAGGAAGAGCCATTTACAAAGCAGAGTCACCAAGAGAAGCTGCCCGCAAGATTGCTGCTGAGATTGAGGCTGAATTCGAGCAAGAAAACTGA
- a CDS encoding ATP-binding cassette domain-containing protein, with protein sequence MSAEPLNNELIKYENIGISFENRQVLSGFNLTVKKNQKILLRGKSGTGKTTLLKILLGFTKPSEGTIYFKNRIIDSKICWEARKEIAYIIQDTDLGEGKVKSLLDEIFSYRANKEKLDHEKLRAFMRELELEDDILEKNFQELSGGEKQRIGILIALLLNRNIYLLDEVTSALDAKLKKKIADYFLAREDWTLLIVSHDREWERDWMETIDLETRLRGTSRITPQAKQ encoded by the coding sequence ATGTCTGCTGAACCGTTAAATAACGAACTGATAAAATACGAAAACATAGGGATTTCTTTTGAGAACAGACAGGTACTCTCAGGCTTCAACTTGACCGTAAAGAAAAACCAAAAAATTCTCCTGCGGGGAAAGTCCGGAACAGGAAAAACCACCCTCTTAAAAATACTGCTTGGTTTTACAAAGCCTTCGGAAGGCACCATCTATTTCAAAAACCGGATAATTGATTCAAAAATCTGCTGGGAAGCCCGAAAGGAAATTGCTTATATAATACAGGATACTGACCTTGGAGAAGGGAAAGTCAAAAGCCTCTTAGATGAGATCTTCTCTTACAGGGCAAATAAAGAAAAACTAGACCATGAAAAACTGAGGGCTTTTATGAGGGAGCTAGAGCTGGAGGACGATATTCTTGAGAAGAATTTTCAAGAGCTTTCGGGCGGAGAAAAGCAGCGAATAGGAATCCTCATTGCCCTTCTCCTTAACAGGAACATATACCTGCTTGACGAAGTCACTTCCGCTCTTGACGCGAAATTAAAAAAGAAAATTGCAGATTATTTCCTTGCCCGAGAAGACTGGACCCTCTTGATCGTTTCCCATGATAGAGAATGGGAACGCGACTGGATGGAGACAATAGATCTTGAAACCAGGTTAAGGGGAACTTCCAGAATCACTCCTCAAGCAAAACAATAA
- a CDS encoding zeta toxin family protein, protein MKIAVCGKGGSGKSTISALLAKEMAKTKNVLVLDIDESNYGLHSQLGTAAPKDLMEYFGGKTGFKEKQRTAPKKTQFLGLAASGSTSGQPAQQQSRLFEKRWSFSDLPPEFVEEKDGVKLMAVGKIHDFGEGCACPMGALTREFLENLDLGKDDLVIVDTEAGTEHFGRGVDKDFDLILVVIDPSYESLKLSNKFDEFGAQCGCKVYFVLNKVEPDIREEMLASVNCANVVAEIPERREIFKTSLKGKELDFELDEIKKLVEFLEKNGVIN, encoded by the coding sequence ATGAAAATAGCAGTGTGCGGAAAAGGAGGAAGCGGAAAAAGTACGATTTCGGCGCTCCTGGCAAAGGAAATGGCAAAAACTAAAAACGTGCTTGTGCTCGACATTGACGAGTCCAATTACGGTCTTCACAGCCAGCTAGGAACGGCGGCCCCTAAGGATCTTATGGAATATTTTGGAGGAAAAACAGGCTTTAAGGAAAAACAAAGGACTGCTCCCAAAAAAACGCAGTTCTTGGGACTTGCAGCCAGTGGGAGTACTTCAGGTCAGCCAGCTCAACAGCAGTCCCGCCTTTTCGAGAAGAGATGGAGTTTTTCCGACCTCCCGCCGGAATTTGTGGAAGAAAAGGACGGAGTCAAGCTGATGGCAGTTGGCAAAATCCATGATTTTGGGGAGGGCTGCGCGTGTCCAATGGGAGCTCTGACAAGGGAATTTCTTGAAAACCTTGACCTTGGTAAGGATGATCTTGTAATCGTGGATACCGAAGCCGGCACTGAGCACTTCGGGCGCGGGGTTGATAAGGACTTTGACCTTATTCTTGTTGTTATTGACCCTTCCTACGAGTCCCTCAAGCTTTCAAATAAATTTGATGAATTTGGCGCTCAGTGTGGGTGCAAGGTTTACTTTGTGCTTAATAAAGTTGAACCGGACATAAGGGAAGAGATGCTAGCGTCGGTAAATTGCGCAAATGTCGTGGCTGAAATTCCGGAAAGAAGAGAAATTTTTAAAACGTCTCTTAAGGGCAAAGAACTTGATTTCGAGCTGGATGAAATCAAGAAGCTTGTAGAGTTTCTGGAGAAAAATGGAGTTATTAATTGA
- a CDS encoding GyrI-like domain-containing protein yields MPKVDLKKENKEMYNPSAKEVSIVDVPEMNFLMIDGKGDPNTSQEYQDSI; encoded by the coding sequence ATGCCGAAAGTAGATTTAAAAAAAGAGAATAAAGAAATGTACAATCCATCCGCAAAAGAAGTATCAATCGTAGACGTTCCTGAAATGAATTTTCTAATGATAGACGGCAAAGGCGACCCTAATACCTCACAGGAATATCAGGATTCCATATAA
- the iorB gene encoding indolepyruvate ferredoxin oxidoreductase subunit beta gives MSPAEQNKLDLLITGVGGQGAILASDIIGKAAVTAGLPIRAAETHGMAQRGGSVVNHIRVGNDYGSMIPKKGADLLLALEPMEAVRYLDFLKDGGIVIMNTQPIIPVTVTSGLTKYPEVSDILDFLSEKYIVKAFNADDLAYEAGNRLAMNVVMVGAVSGYLPIPKETLLESVKALVPQKTIEVNLRAFEAGRQKVEES, from the coding sequence ATGAGCCCGGCTGAGCAAAATAAATTAGACCTCCTTATTACAGGTGTTGGAGGACAGGGTGCAATTCTTGCCTCGGACATTATAGGAAAAGCCGCAGTTACTGCAGGACTTCCCATCAGGGCTGCGGAAACTCACGGAATGGCACAGCGTGGAGGTTCGGTTGTAAACCATATTCGGGTTGGAAATGACTATGGGTCCATGATCCCGAAAAAAGGTGCAGACCTTCTGCTTGCTCTTGAGCCCATGGAAGCAGTCAGGTACCTGGATTTCCTGAAGGACGGCGGAATTGTTATAATGAATACGCAACCCATAATTCCTGTAACTGTTACCTCAGGCCTTACGAAATATCCGGAAGTCTCAGACATTCTTGATTTTCTTTCGGAAAAATACATAGTCAAAGCCTTTAATGCAGATGATCTGGCTTACGAAGCTGGGAACAGGCTTGCAATGAATGTCGTAATGGTGGGAGCAGTCTCAGGCTATCTGCCGATTCCTAAAGAAACCCTGCTTGAAAGTGTTAAAGCCCTTGTGCCGCAGAAAACAATTGAAGTGAATCTCAGGGCTTTTGAAGCGGGAAGACAAAAAGTAGAGGAAAGTTAA